A genome region from Bradyrhizobium commune includes the following:
- a CDS encoding MaoC family dehydratase: MTDFDPAQHRMIPQQRWFEDFAVGERFVLPSRTQTSAVFTAFQTASGDTHPVHYDVEYCRARGMPHLLAHGFQTLIHTAPGAGLFPFMVEDSLVGFLEQSSRFLKPVFADDTIYPALEVTELLPGRTTGAVTLRSTVFNQRKELVLAGMQKFLIRRRPAS, from the coding sequence ATGACCGACTTCGACCCGGCGCAGCATCGCATGATCCCCCAGCAACGCTGGTTTGAGGATTTTGCCGTCGGCGAACGCTTCGTGCTGCCGAGCCGTACCCAGACCTCGGCGGTGTTCACGGCGTTCCAGACCGCGAGCGGCGACACCCATCCGGTGCACTATGATGTGGAATATTGCCGCGCCCGCGGCATGCCGCATCTGCTCGCACACGGTTTCCAGACGCTGATCCACACCGCGCCTGGCGCCGGCCTGTTTCCGTTCATGGTCGAGGACTCCCTGGTCGGCTTCCTCGAGCAGTCGAGCCGGTTCCTCAAGCCGGTGTTCGCCGACGACACGATCTATCCGGCGCTCGAGGTCACCGAGCTCCTGCCGGGACGCACGACCGGTGCAGTGACGCTTCGGAGCACCGTGTTCAACCAGCGCAAGGAGCTGGTGCTGGCGGGGATGCAGAAATTCCTGATCCGGCGAAGACCAGCCAGTTAA
- a CDS encoding type I restriction-modification system subunit M — MSNGDLNWIANFIWGIADDALRDLYVRGKYRDVILPMMVLRRLDAVLEPTKAAVLSMKGNLDKAGVTNQDAALRQAAEQAFYNTSPFNLRDLRNRASQAQLKADFEAFLDGFSPNVQVILDNFEFRNQLPKLSKADVLGVLIEKFLDSSINLGPKPVLNGDGSEKHPGLDNHAMGTVFEELVRRFNEANNEEAGEHWTPRDAVKLMAKLIFVPIADQIQSGTYLLYDGACGTGGMLTVGEETLKELAAQHGKQVSTHLFGQEINGETYAIAKADLLLKGEGEEADNMVGGPEWSTLANDAFPSREFDFMLSNPPYGKSWKSDQERMGGKAGLRDPRFVIEHAADPEYSLVTRSSDGQMMFLANMLSKMKHDTPSGSRIAEVHNGSSLFTGDAGSGESNVRRWVIESDWLEAIVALPLNMFYNTGIATYVWVLSNRKPGHRRGKVQLIDATQWFKPLRKNLGKKNCELTDPDIERILDTFMAFDEGEQSRIFDNAEFGYSKVTVERPLRAAGIDATRAYTPKEIKALKEEGRIAEDGAPVIRKIHKADKVEADPLHGLFPLIIDSKSCVVEYEPDSDLRDTETVPLQEPGGIEAFIRRKVLPHAPDAWVDESKTTIGYEISFTRYFYKPQPLRPLEAIRADILALERETEGLMADIIGAAR; from the coding sequence ATGAGCAACGGTGATCTGAACTGGATCGCGAACTTCATCTGGGGCATCGCCGATGATGCGCTGCGTGATCTCTATGTGCGCGGCAAATACCGCGATGTGATCCTACCGATGATGGTGCTGCGCCGTCTCGACGCGGTGCTAGAGCCGACCAAGGCCGCAGTGCTGTCGATGAAGGGCAACCTCGACAAGGCTGGTGTCACCAATCAGGATGCTGCGCTGCGCCAGGCAGCGGAGCAGGCCTTCTACAACACGTCGCCATTCAATCTGCGCGATCTGCGCAATCGTGCCTCGCAGGCGCAGTTGAAGGCCGATTTCGAGGCCTTCCTCGACGGTTTCTCGCCGAATGTGCAGGTAATCCTCGATAATTTCGAATTCCGAAATCAGCTGCCGAAACTGTCAAAGGCCGACGTGCTGGGCGTCCTGATCGAGAAATTCCTCGACAGCTCGATCAATCTCGGCCCGAAGCCGGTGCTGAACGGTGACGGCTCGGAGAAGCATCCCGGGCTCGACAACCATGCGATGGGCACGGTGTTCGAGGAGTTGGTTCGCCGCTTCAACGAAGCCAACAACGAAGAGGCGGGCGAGCATTGGACGCCGCGCGACGCCGTCAAGCTGATGGCGAAGCTGATCTTCGTGCCGATCGCGGACCAGATCCAGTCCGGCACCTATCTGCTGTATGACGGTGCCTGCGGCACCGGCGGCATGCTGACCGTCGGCGAAGAGACGCTGAAGGAGCTTGCCGCGCAGCACGGCAAGCAGGTCTCCACCCATCTGTTCGGGCAGGAGATCAACGGCGAGACTTATGCCATCGCGAAGGCCGATCTGCTGCTCAAGGGCGAGGGTGAAGAGGCCGACAACATGGTCGGCGGCCCGGAATGGTCGACGCTCGCGAACGACGCTTTCCCGTCCCGGGAATTCGACTTCATGTTGTCGAATCCGCCTTACGGCAAGAGCTGGAAGAGCGATCAGGAGCGCATGGGCGGCAAAGCCGGCCTGCGCGATCCGCGCTTCGTGATCGAACATGCCGCTGACCCGGAATACAGCCTCGTCACCCGTTCAAGCGACGGGCAGATGATGTTCCTAGCGAACATGCTGTCTAAGATGAAGCACGATACCCCATCGGGATCGCGCATCGCCGAGGTGCACAACGGCTCGTCGCTGTTCACCGGCGATGCGGGTTCAGGCGAAAGCAATGTTCGGCGCTGGGTGATCGAGAGCGACTGGCTGGAGGCCATCGTCGCCCTGCCGTTGAACATGTTCTACAACACCGGCATCGCCACCTACGTCTGGGTGCTGTCGAACCGCAAGCCCGGCCATCGGCGCGGCAAGGTGCAACTGATCGACGCGACTCAATGGTTCAAGCCGTTGCGCAAGAACCTCGGCAAGAAGAATTGTGAACTGACCGATCCCGATATCGAGCGCATTCTCGACACCTTCATGGCGTTCGACGAGGGCGAGCAATCCCGAATCTTCGACAATGCCGAGTTTGGCTATTCCAAGGTGACGGTCGAGCGGCCCCTGCGGGCCGCGGGCATTGACGCGACGCGGGCCTATACGCCGAAGGAGATCAAGGCGCTGAAGGAAGAGGGGCGCATTGCCGAGGACGGCGCGCCGGTGATCCGTAAGATTCACAAGGCGGACAAGGTCGAAGCCGACCCGCTGCATGGATTGTTCCCGCTCATCATCGATAGCAAGAGCTGCGTGGTCGAATACGAGCCGGACAGCGACCTGCGCGACACGGAGACGGTGCCGTTGCAGGAGCCCGGCGGGATCGAGGCGTTCATTCGCCGCAAGGTGCTGCCGCATGCACCCGACGCCTGGGTCGACGAGAGCAAAACCACGATCGGCTACGAGATCAGCTTCACACGCTACTTCTACAAGCCGCAGCCGCTGCGCCCGCTGGAGGCGATCCGCGCCGATATCCTCGCGCTGGAGCGCGAGACCGAGGGCCTGATGGCCGACATCATCGGGGCCGCCCGATGA
- the darT gene encoding type II toxin-antitoxin system toxin DNA ADP-ribosyl transferase DarT: MPVPAQPKIYHIVHVDRLASIVADGFLWSDGVMVQRQGAGTTIGMSRIKARRLNELSLSCYPDLRVGHCAPFYFCPRSVMLYLIACRNAELAYQGGQEPIVHLQADLHATIAWAKENGQRWAFTLSNAGAYYFEDRSDAASLGEINWDAVQARQWAGSRKEGKQAEFLIERAFPWHLVEQIGVYSQAYVQPVSNAMLGSAHRPLIEIKRDWYY, translated from the coding sequence ATGCCCGTTCCGGCCCAGCCCAAGATCTACCATATCGTCCATGTCGATCGATTGGCTTCAATCGTCGCTGATGGCTTTTTGTGGTCGGACGGGGTGATGGTTCAGCGTCAGGGCGCCGGTACGACGATCGGTATGAGCAGGATCAAGGCGCGCCGCCTCAATGAACTTAGCCTGAGCTGCTATCCCGATCTGCGTGTTGGACACTGTGCGCCGTTCTATTTTTGTCCCAGATCGGTTATGTTGTACCTGATCGCTTGTCGCAATGCCGAGTTGGCCTACCAAGGTGGCCAGGAGCCTATTGTCCATCTTCAAGCCGATCTTCACGCGACGATTGCTTGGGCCAAGGAGAATGGTCAACGTTGGGCATTCACGCTTTCGAACGCGGGAGCTTACTATTTCGAGGATCGGTCGGATGCGGCAAGTCTGGGCGAGATCAATTGGGATGCCGTCCAAGCTCGCCAATGGGCGGGGAGCCGCAAAGAGGGCAAGCAAGCGGAGTTCCTGATCGAGCGCGCATTTCCGTGGCATCTCGTGGAGCAGATCGGGGTGTATTCGCAGGCATATGTTCAACCGGTGTCGAATGCCATGCTGGGCTCGGCGCACCGTCCGCTGATCGAGATCAAAAGAGACTGGTACTACTAG
- a CDS encoding GNAT family N-acetyltransferase, producing the protein MLQDFSSVTLREARPSVVATERLTLRRPTLADVKTIARLANDRRIAENTRRLPHPYSHDDAVEFIRATSELGSETVFLIEHDNAPIGMVGIDCSTPDNAELGYWLGVEHWGRGFATEAARGAIDFFFEEFDGDHLSAGARVTNPASRKILEKCGFQWSGVELHRFLALGSSTPVDCFRLSRGVWASLKSWSSARRMR; encoded by the coding sequence ATGTTGCAGGACTTTTCGAGCGTGACCTTGCGGGAGGCGAGACCGAGCGTCGTCGCCACCGAGCGGCTGACCTTGCGCCGACCGACACTCGCCGACGTCAAGACCATCGCCCGCCTCGCCAACGACCGCCGCATCGCGGAAAACACCCGCCGCCTGCCGCATCCCTATTCGCACGACGACGCGGTTGAATTCATCCGCGCCACCTCCGAGCTCGGCAGCGAGACCGTGTTCCTGATCGAGCACGACAACGCGCCGATCGGCATGGTCGGCATCGATTGCTCCACGCCCGACAATGCCGAGCTCGGCTACTGGCTCGGCGTCGAGCATTGGGGCCGCGGCTTTGCCACGGAAGCCGCGCGCGGCGCGATCGACTTCTTCTTCGAGGAATTCGACGGCGATCACCTCTCAGCCGGTGCGCGCGTCACCAACCCGGCCTCGCGCAAGATCCTGGAGAAGTGCGGCTTCCAGTGGAGCGGCGTCGAGCTGCACCGCTTCCTGGCGCTGGGCTCCTCGACGCCGGTGGACTGCTTCCGTCTCTCGCGCGGCGTCTGGGCGTCGCTGAAGAGCTGGAGCAGCGCGCGACGGATGAGGTAG
- a CDS encoding DMT family transporter translates to MPFFKNLSAYDDRSARLAGIALMLLSIFMFSFGDAMGKFLVGTYSVGQLLLLRGCAALLLLSPLIWKQRHQFLHMERPRLQLLRVTLSTLEVAAFFIATVYLPLADVVTYYLAGPIFVTAMSAIFLREKVGWRRWTAILIGFCGVLIALRPSAQMVSPPALIALGGSLSFATLMLITRSLRKTPDIVMASSQFVGTFLLGAVMSAFHWVPPTPGSLLIFALAGAISVTALFCVNRSLKLAPASVVVPYQYSMIVWAVIFGFVVFGDVPQLATIVGAAIIIGAGFYIYLRERDLGRGNADVNPPA, encoded by the coding sequence ATGCCCTTCTTCAAGAATCTCTCTGCCTATGACGACCGCTCGGCGCGGCTGGCCGGCATCGCGCTGATGCTGCTGTCGATCTTCATGTTCTCGTTCGGCGACGCCATGGGCAAGTTCCTGGTCGGCACCTATTCGGTCGGACAGCTCCTGCTGTTGCGCGGTTGCGCCGCGCTGCTGCTGCTGTCGCCGCTGATCTGGAAGCAGCGCCACCAGTTCCTGCACATGGAGCGGCCGCGATTGCAGCTGCTTCGTGTCACGCTGTCGACGCTGGAGGTGGCGGCCTTTTTCATTGCGACCGTCTATCTGCCGCTCGCCGACGTCGTCACCTATTATCTCGCTGGTCCCATCTTCGTCACCGCGATGTCGGCGATCTTCCTGCGCGAGAAAGTCGGCTGGCGGCGCTGGACCGCGATCCTGATCGGCTTCTGCGGCGTGCTGATTGCGCTGCGGCCGTCGGCGCAGATGGTGAGCCCGCCGGCGCTGATCGCGCTCGGCGGCAGCCTGTCGTTTGCAACGCTGATGCTGATCACGCGCAGCCTGCGCAAGACCCCCGATATCGTGATGGCGTCCTCGCAATTCGTCGGCACGTTCCTGCTGGGTGCGGTGATGTCGGCGTTTCACTGGGTGCCGCCGACGCCGGGCAGTCTCCTCATCTTCGCGCTGGCGGGGGCCATCTCGGTGACGGCGCTGTTCTGCGTCAACCGGTCCTTGAAACTCGCACCGGCGAGCGTGGTCGTGCCCTACCAATATTCGATGATCGTCTGGGCGGTGATCTTCGGCTTCGTCGTGTTCGGCGACGTGCCGCAGCTCGCAACCATCGTCGGCGCCGCGATCATCATCGGCGCCGGATTCTACATCTATTTGCGTGAGCGCGATTTGGGGCGCGGCAACGCGGATGTGAATCCGCCGGCGTAA
- a CDS encoding type II toxin-antitoxin system Phd/YefM family antitoxin yields the protein MAKSRVIRVGHNLQSISAKDAKYGFGRLIDLARAEPVTVEKHGRPVVVVMAVEEYAKLRESANVAASPKRRAKRSGKSGGSVKE from the coding sequence ATGGCCAAAAGTCGTGTGATTCGGGTGGGGCACAACTTGCAAAGCATATCGGCCAAAGACGCTAAGTATGGCTTTGGGCGGCTTATCGATTTGGCGCGTGCTGAGCCCGTGACGGTCGAGAAGCACGGGCGGCCGGTCGTGGTTGTGATGGCCGTTGAAGAATACGCGAAGCTACGAGAGAGCGCGAACGTGGCTGCTTCACCGAAGCGTCGCGCTAAGCGGTCTGGGAAATCCGGGGGATCAGTCAAGGAATGA
- the darG gene encoding type II toxin-antitoxin system antitoxin DNA ADP-ribosyl glycohydrolase DarG gives MIEFRTGDILRADVEALVNTVNCVGTMGRGVALQFKNNFPANFKAYEVACARDEVQPGRMFVFETGQLSPKFIINFPTKRHWKGKSRMEDIESGLKALVEQIRNRRIRSIAIPPLGSGLGGLNWADVRPRIVAALDKLDDLDVIVYEPNSAPVTTRSREVPKMTAGRAALVGLMHRYLGGLMDPFVTLIEVQKLMYFMQEAGEPLRLTYIKHHYGPYADNLRHVLTKIEGHLVSGYHDGGDAPDKQLELVPGAVKEAEAFLSDDGSTKSRFDRVGALVEGFETPFGLELLATVHWVVKHESATSAEDATAKVHAWNDRKKHFSPRQIGIAYDTLRAKGWLSAA, from the coding sequence ATGATCGAATTCAGGACCGGAGACATCTTGAGGGCGGACGTAGAGGCGCTCGTCAACACGGTCAACTGTGTCGGCACCATGGGCCGTGGCGTCGCGCTGCAGTTCAAGAACAACTTTCCGGCGAATTTCAAAGCCTATGAGGTCGCCTGCGCGCGTGATGAAGTGCAGCCGGGGAGGATGTTCGTGTTCGAGACCGGGCAGCTGAGTCCGAAGTTCATCATCAACTTTCCGACCAAGCGGCACTGGAAGGGCAAGAGCCGGATGGAGGACATTGAATCTGGCCTCAAGGCCCTTGTGGAACAGATTCGCAATCGCCGGATACGCTCGATCGCGATCCCGCCGCTGGGTAGCGGCCTCGGCGGCCTGAACTGGGCCGACGTGCGTCCCCGAATCGTCGCGGCATTGGACAAGCTCGACGATCTCGACGTGATCGTCTATGAGCCCAACAGCGCGCCGGTGACCACCAGGTCGCGTGAGGTACCGAAGATGACGGCGGGCCGAGCTGCACTTGTTGGGTTGATGCACCGCTACCTCGGCGGGTTGATGGATCCATTCGTGACATTGATCGAAGTGCAGAAGCTCATGTACTTCATGCAGGAGGCGGGGGAGCCCCTTCGGCTCACCTACATCAAGCATCATTACGGCCCCTATGCCGACAATCTGCGTCATGTGCTAACGAAGATAGAGGGACACCTCGTCTCCGGCTATCACGATGGCGGAGACGCGCCCGACAAGCAGCTTGAGCTGGTTCCCGGCGCTGTGAAGGAGGCCGAAGCGTTCTTGAGCGATGATGGCAGCACCAAGTCTCGCTTCGATCGTGTGGGCGCGCTAGTCGAAGGTTTCGAAACGCCGTTTGGATTGGAACTGCTTGCTACAGTCCATTGGGTCGTGAAACACGAGAGCGCGACCAGCGCCGAGGATGCCACGGCGAAGGTCCATGCCTGGAACGATCGCAAGAAGCACTTCTCACCGCGCCAGATCGGCATTGCCTATGACACCCTTCGCGCGAAGGGATGGCTGTCGGCGGCATGA
- a CDS encoding restriction endonuclease subunit S yields MIDGLRSYPEMKPSGLAWLDDVPAHWDVRRIKTLLSEVDNRTRTGTERLLSLRMRQGLVDHIDAGGKLIPPESLVNFKIVEPGQVVMNRMRAAAGLFGVASVRGLVSPDYAVFEPKPEAFNPYLLQAFRLPSLSAVFRAESKGLGTGESGFLRLYTDRFGPIPVPYPPLDEQRLIVRFLDRHGAQTAKLIRAKKKIIALLNEQKQAIIHRAVTRGLDPNVKLKPSGVSWLGDVPEGWDVAALRHRYDQCLGKMLDTKRITGAYLVPYLRNTDVQWEGINVINLPLMDVPPDEYARYCVRLGDLLVCEGGEIGRAAIWSNALELCAFQKALHRLRPRNLKRDNPQFLLLQLRLAVALGAFVDGHESTIAHLTGEKLRAHRFVFPSLVEQQRIISHIETQSLEINAAADRVEREIALIQEFRTRLIADVVTGKLDVRAAAASLPEVAELEATDDLAEGDDLDEVIDDAESEEVAA; encoded by the coding sequence ATGATCGACGGACTTCGCTCCTATCCGGAGATGAAACCGAGCGGCTTGGCTTGGCTTGACGACGTACCCGCGCATTGGGACGTACGGCGAATCAAGACACTTTTGAGCGAGGTCGATAACCGGACAAGGACCGGAACGGAACGGCTCTTGTCGCTGAGGATGCGGCAGGGGCTCGTCGATCACATTGACGCGGGCGGCAAGTTGATCCCGCCGGAGTCGCTCGTGAACTTCAAGATTGTTGAGCCCGGACAGGTGGTCATGAATCGCATGCGGGCCGCGGCTGGCTTGTTCGGTGTCGCCAGTGTTCGCGGCCTAGTGAGTCCAGACTATGCCGTGTTCGAGCCCAAGCCCGAGGCATTCAATCCGTACCTTCTTCAGGCGTTCCGATTGCCTTCTCTGTCAGCGGTATTCCGAGCGGAGTCGAAGGGACTCGGTACTGGCGAGTCTGGTTTTCTGCGCCTTTATACTGATCGTTTTGGACCAATCCCCGTTCCCTATCCGCCGCTCGACGAGCAGCGCTTGATCGTAAGGTTTCTGGATCGCCATGGTGCGCAGACGGCGAAGCTGATCCGCGCCAAGAAGAAGATTATCGCGCTGCTGAACGAGCAGAAGCAGGCGATCATCCACCGCGCAGTCACGCGCGGCCTCGATCCGAACGTCAAGCTCAAGCCTTCAGGCGTCTCCTGGCTTGGCGATGTGCCGGAGGGGTGGGACGTTGCGGCACTGCGTCATCGCTACGACCAATGTTTAGGCAAAATGCTTGATACCAAGAGGATCACCGGCGCTTATCTGGTCCCCTACCTTCGAAATACTGATGTTCAATGGGAGGGGATCAACGTCATCAATTTGCCCTTGATGGACGTGCCGCCGGATGAGTACGCGCGTTATTGTGTTCGACTTGGCGATCTCCTTGTCTGTGAAGGCGGAGAGATTGGTCGCGCTGCAATTTGGTCCAACGCGCTCGAATTGTGTGCCTTCCAGAAGGCACTTCATCGGCTTCGTCCCCGGAATCTGAAGCGGGACAATCCGCAATTCTTGCTACTTCAACTTCGGCTAGCCGTAGCACTCGGCGCGTTTGTCGATGGCCATGAGAGCACAATTGCGCATCTCACCGGCGAGAAGCTTCGAGCGCACAGGTTCGTGTTTCCATCGTTGGTGGAACAGCAAAGAATTATCTCTCATATCGAGACGCAGAGTCTTGAAATCAACGCCGCCGCAGATCGAGTTGAACGGGAAATCGCCCTCATCCAAGAATTCCGAACGCGCCTGATTGCCGATGTCGTCACCGGCAAGCTCGATGTCCGAGCTGCTGCTGCTAGCCTGCCCGAGGTCGCCGAGCTTGAGGCCACCGACGATCTTGCCGAAGGAGATGATCTCGACGAAGTCATTGACGATGCCGAGAGCGAGGAGGTCGCCGCCTGA
- the obgE gene encoding GTPase ObgE has translation MKFLDEAKVYIRSGDGGNGCVAFRREKFIEFGGPSGGNGGRGGNVVIEVADGLNTLIDYRYQQHFKAQKGENGSGSDRHGANGKNIVLKVPVGTQIFDEDRETLIHDFTNVGEKFVLAEGGNGGFGNAHFKTSTNRAPRNANPGQTGEERWIWLKLKLIADAGLVGLPNAGKSTFLSKVSAARPKIADYPFTTLHPQLGVVNADGREFVLADIPGLIEGAHEGVGLGDRFLAHVERCRVLLHLVDATSEHAGKAYKTVRKELEAYGGQLTDKVEIVALNKIDAVEPDELKKQKDRLKRAAKKTPLLLSGVTGDGVKEALRALADVIGESPVSAKAKSAAEAEPWSA, from the coding sequence ATGAAATTCCTCGACGAAGCAAAGGTCTATATCCGCTCCGGTGACGGCGGGAACGGCTGCGTGGCGTTCCGCCGCGAGAAGTTCATTGAGTTCGGCGGTCCCTCCGGCGGCAATGGCGGCCGCGGCGGCAATGTCGTGATCGAGGTCGCCGATGGCCTCAACACGCTGATCGACTACCGCTACCAGCAGCACTTCAAGGCCCAGAAGGGCGAGAACGGCTCGGGCTCGGACCGCCATGGCGCCAACGGCAAGAACATCGTGCTGAAGGTCCCCGTCGGCACCCAGATTTTCGACGAAGACCGCGAGACGCTGATCCACGACTTCACCAATGTCGGCGAAAAGTTCGTTCTCGCCGAGGGCGGCAATGGCGGCTTCGGCAACGCGCATTTCAAGACCTCGACCAACCGCGCACCGCGCAACGCCAATCCCGGCCAGACCGGCGAGGAGCGCTGGATCTGGCTCAAGCTGAAGCTGATCGCCGATGCCGGCCTCGTTGGGCTCCCCAACGCCGGCAAGTCGACCTTCCTGTCCAAGGTCAGCGCGGCGCGGCCGAAGATCGCCGACTATCCCTTCACCACGCTGCATCCGCAGCTCGGCGTCGTGAATGCCGACGGCCGCGAATTCGTGCTGGCGGATATCCCGGGCCTCATCGAGGGCGCGCATGAAGGCGTGGGTCTCGGCGACCGTTTCCTCGCCCATGTCGAGCGCTGCCGCGTGCTGCTGCATCTCGTCGATGCGACCAGCGAGCATGCCGGCAAGGCCTACAAGACCGTGCGCAAGGAGCTCGAAGCCTATGGCGGGCAGCTCACCGACAAGGTCGAGATCGTTGCGCTGAACAAGATCGACGCGGTCGAGCCGGATGAACTGAAGAAGCAGAAGGACCGGCTCAAGCGCGCCGCCAAGAAGACGCCACTGCTGCTTTCGGGCGTTACCGGCGATGGCGTCAAGGAAGCCTTGCGCGCGCTCGCCGACGTGATCGGCGAGAGCCCGGTCTCCGCCAAGGCGAAGAGCGCGGCCGAAGCGGAGCCGTGGTCGGCGTAA
- a CDS encoding ROK family protein produces MATDELVKTTTGIAHHGAARLPSVDVDSFNIEIKDEDGFLGDRASKGAFRKIFDRWRKPLHKSGKDPFGDEPSEKISKKVLDDILVGDDTEASAVVHSAIEDFAQELAYVTRRFLKTKAWARTERIVVGGGFRDSRLGELAIARTEIILKAEDFKIDMQPIRHHPDEAGLIGALHLAPSWIFEAHDSILAVDIGGTNIRCGVVETCWKKANDLSKAQVAKSELWRHADDEPTREGAVKRLIKMLKTLITEAETEGFKLAPFIGIACPGVINEDGGIEKGAQNLPGNWESSKFNLPASLLEGIPEIGEHDTAILMHNDGVVQGLSEIPFMQDVDRWGVLTIGTGLGNARFTNRHKENGNGKDRDSADGKKKAKENNKDDGKGAKE; encoded by the coding sequence ATGGCAACGGACGAGCTGGTCAAGACGACGACGGGCATCGCCCATCACGGCGCCGCGCGGCTGCCGTCGGTGGACGTCGACAGCTTCAACATCGAGATCAAGGACGAGGACGGCTTTCTCGGCGACCGCGCCAGCAAGGGCGCGTTCCGCAAGATTTTTGACCGCTGGCGCAAGCCGCTGCACAAATCGGGCAAGGATCCCTTTGGCGACGAACCGTCGGAGAAGATCAGCAAAAAAGTCCTGGACGACATCCTGGTCGGCGACGACACCGAGGCCTCGGCCGTGGTGCACAGCGCCATCGAGGATTTTGCCCAGGAGCTCGCCTATGTCACGCGGCGTTTCCTCAAGACCAAGGCCTGGGCCAGGACCGAACGCATCGTGGTCGGCGGCGGATTCCGCGATTCGCGGTTGGGCGAGCTCGCGATCGCGCGCACCGAGATCATCCTCAAGGCCGAGGATTTCAAGATCGACATGCAGCCGATCCGCCATCATCCGGACGAGGCGGGCCTGATCGGCGCGCTGCATCTGGCGCCATCCTGGATCTTCGAGGCGCATGACAGCATCCTCGCCGTCGATATCGGCGGCACCAATATTCGCTGCGGCGTGGTGGAAACCTGCTGGAAGAAGGCGAACGATCTGTCGAAGGCGCAGGTCGCGAAATCCGAGCTGTGGCGTCACGCCGACGACGAGCCGACCCGGGAAGGCGCGGTCAAGCGCCTGATCAAGATGCTGAAGACGCTGATCACGGAGGCCGAGACCGAAGGCTTCAAGCTCGCGCCCTTCATCGGCATCGCCTGTCCCGGCGTGATCAACGAGGACGGCGGAATCGAAAAGGGCGCGCAGAACCTGCCGGGCAATTGGGAGAGCAGCAAGTTCAACCTGCCGGCGAGCCTGCTCGAAGGCATTCCAGAGATCGGCGAGCACGATACCGCCATCCTGATGCACAATGACGGCGTGGTTCAGGGCCTCTCCGAAATCCCGTTCATGCAGGATGTCGACCGCTGGGGCGTGCTCACCATCGGCACCGGCCTCGGCAATGCGCGTTTCACCAACCGCCACAAGGAGAATGGGAACGGCAAGGACCGGGATTCTGCGGACGGAAAGAAGAAAGCCAAGGAAAACAACAAGGACGATGGTAAAGGCGCCAAGGAGTAA
- the rplU gene encoding 50S ribosomal protein L21, whose amino-acid sequence MFAVIKTGGKQYRVVPDDVLEVGKIEGEVGSIVQLNEVLVLGGDTPVLGVPTVAGASVAVEILDHKRGPKVIAFKKRRRKNSRRKRGYRDEITVLRISEILADNAKPTKGPRPKKAKVAKDTAEEEAAAA is encoded by the coding sequence ATGTTCGCAGTCATCAAAACCGGCGGCAAGCAATACCGCGTCGTGCCGGATGATGTTCTGGAAGTTGGCAAGATCGAAGGCGAAGTCGGCTCGATCGTGCAGTTGAACGAGGTGCTGGTGCTCGGCGGTGACACGCCGGTGCTGGGCGTTCCGACGGTCGCAGGCGCGTCCGTTGCGGTCGAGATCCTCGACCACAAGCGCGGTCCGAAGGTCATCGCGTTCAAGAAGCGCCGCCGCAAGAATTCGCGCCGCAAGCGTGGCTACCGCGACGAGATCACGGTGCTGCGCATCAGCGAGATCCTGGCGGACAACGCCAAGCCGACCAAGGGGCCGCGTCCGAAGAAGGCGAAGGTCGCCAAGGACACTGCCGAGGAAGAAGCCGCCGCCGCATAA
- the rpmA gene encoding 50S ribosomal protein L27 has product MAHKKAGGSSRNGRDSKGKRLGVKVFGGEHVIPGNIIARQRGTTWHPGLNVGMGTDHTLFAKIEGRVEFQAKANGRTFVAVLPLAEAAE; this is encoded by the coding sequence ATGGCTCACAAAAAAGCAGGCGGTTCATCGCGCAACGGGCGCGATTCAAAGGGCAAGCGCCTTGGCGTCAAGGTGTTCGGCGGGGAGCACGTGATTCCCGGCAACATCATTGCGCGTCAGCGCGGCACCACCTGGCATCCCGGCCTTAATGTCGGCATGGGCACCGACCATACGTTGTTCGCCAAGATCGAGGGTCGTGTTGAATTCCAGGCCAAAGCCAACGGTCGCACCTTCGTAGCGGTACTCCCGCTCGCAGAGGCTGCTGAATAG